A single Pseudomonas putida DNA region contains:
- the norR gene encoding nitric oxide reductase transcriptional regulator NorR, whose product MTTKPLLTTLLPLVSDLSRDLPDQERYRRLLQAMRGLLPCDAAALLRLDGEWLVPLAVDGLSPDTLGRRFKVSEHPRFQILLSRPEPTRFASDSELPDPYDGLVNAPDADLEVHDCMGCPLMVDERPWGLVTLDALTPGQFQSLELDALQAFASLAAATVTVAERIEHLALRAEDEHQRAEVYRQASGQDKELIGQSPAHKRLLEEIRLVGGSDLTVLITGETGVGKELVAMALHQASNRANKPLVSLNCAALPDTLVESELFGHVRGAFTGAHGERRGKFELANGGTLFLDEVGELPLTVQAKLLRVLQSGQLQRLGSDREHRVDVRLIAATNRDLAAEVREGNYRADFYHRLSVYPLQVPPLRERGRDVVLLAGYFLEQNRSRLGLNSLRLSSDAQAALLAYDWPGNVRELEHLIGRSALKAMGQHPERPRILTLEASDLDLRAAQPATVAAQADATLATAPMPAGGLREAVDDYQRQVIDTCLQRHQENWAAAARELGLDRANLSRLARRLGLR is encoded by the coding sequence ATGACTACAAAGCCATTGCTCACTACCTTGCTGCCGCTGGTCAGCGACCTGTCCCGCGATCTGCCCGATCAGGAGCGCTACCGCCGCTTGCTGCAGGCCATGCGCGGGCTGCTGCCCTGCGATGCCGCGGCGCTGCTGCGCCTGGATGGCGAATGGCTGGTGCCGTTGGCCGTCGATGGGCTTTCGCCCGACACCCTTGGCCGTCGCTTCAAGGTCAGCGAGCACCCGCGCTTCCAGATCCTGCTCAGCCGCCCGGAACCGACACGCTTTGCCAGCGACTCCGAGCTGCCCGACCCTTACGATGGCCTGGTCAACGCCCCTGACGCCGACCTTGAAGTGCACGACTGCATGGGCTGCCCGCTGATGGTCGACGAGCGCCCATGGGGCCTGGTAACCCTCGACGCCCTCACCCCCGGCCAGTTCCAGAGCCTGGAGCTGGACGCCCTGCAGGCCTTCGCCAGCCTGGCCGCCGCCACCGTGACCGTGGCCGAGCGCATCGAGCACCTGGCCCTGCGCGCCGAGGACGAGCATCAGCGCGCCGAGGTGTACCGCCAGGCCAGTGGCCAGGACAAGGAACTGATCGGCCAGAGCCCGGCGCACAAACGGCTGCTGGAGGAAATCCGCCTGGTTGGCGGTAGCGACCTGACGGTATTGATCACCGGCGAGACCGGCGTCGGCAAGGAGTTGGTGGCCATGGCCCTGCACCAGGCCAGCAACCGCGCAAACAAGCCTTTGGTCAGCCTCAACTGCGCCGCCCTCCCCGATACCCTGGTGGAAAGCGAACTGTTTGGCCATGTGCGTGGTGCCTTCACCGGTGCTCACGGCGAGCGCCGCGGCAAGTTCGAGCTGGCCAACGGCGGCACGCTGTTCCTCGATGAAGTGGGCGAATTGCCGTTGACCGTTCAAGCCAAGCTGTTACGTGTACTGCAGAGTGGCCAGCTGCAACGCCTGGGCTCTGACCGCGAACACCGCGTCGATGTACGTCTGATCGCTGCCACCAACCGCGACCTGGCCGCCGAGGTACGGGAAGGCAACTACCGCGCCGACTTTTACCATCGCCTGAGCGTATACCCGCTACAGGTACCACCATTACGCGAACGTGGGCGTGATGTGGTACTTCTTGCCGGTTACTTCCTCGAACAGAACCGATCACGCCTTGGTTTGAACAGCCTTCGGCTGAGCAGCGACGCGCAGGCAGCACTGCTGGCATATGACTGGCCGGGTAACGTGCGCGAGCTCGAACACTTGATCGGTCGCTCGGCCCTCAAGGCCATGGGCCAGCACCCGGAGCGCCCACGGATCCTGACCCTGGAAGCCAGCGACCTCGACCTGCGCGCCGCTCAGCCTGCAACAGTTGCCGCCCAGGCTGATGCCACACTGGCCACAGCGCCCATGCCTGCGGGTGGCCTGCGCGAAGCCGTGGACGATTACCAACGCCAGGTGATCGATACCTGCCTGCAACGCCACCAGGAAAACTGGGCAGCAGCGGCCCGCGAGCTCGGCCTGGACCGTGCCAACCTGAGTCGCCTGGCTCGTCGCCTGGGGCTTCGCTGA